Within Lolium rigidum isolate FL_2022 chromosome 5, APGP_CSIRO_Lrig_0.1, whole genome shotgun sequence, the genomic segment gatccattttattcaaacaaaaacaaaaacgaaaacaaaccgacgctccaagtaaagaacacaagatgtgattgaataaaaatatagtttcaggggaggaacctgatgatgttgtcgatgaagaaggggatgccttgggcatccccaagcttagacgcttgagtcttcttaaaatatgcaggggtgaaccacgggggcatccccaagcttagagctttcactcctcttgatcatagtatatcattctcctctcttgacccttgaaaacttccttcacaccaaacttcaagcaaactcattagagggttagtgcatgattaataattcactcattcagaggtgacacaatcattattttcacttctggacattgcataatgctactggacattaatggatcaaagaaataaatccaacatagcaaaagaggcaatgcgaaataaaagacagaatctgtcaaaacagaacagtccgtaaagacgaatttaaagctggcactagacttgctcaaatggaaaaactcaaaactaatgaaagttgcgtacatatctgaggatcacgctcgtaaattgacagattttttcgaattttctacagagaactgtgcccagattcgtgacagacagcaatgctgtttctgcgcagcgatcctaaatataacatcaactttgacatagaaactttacttggcacaaaaacatgataaggagaggttgctacagtagtaaacaacttccaagactcaacaaaacaaaaaattgctgtatgtaaaaacatgggttgtctcccataagcgcttttctttaacgcctttcagctaggcgcagaaagtgcaaatcaagtaacatcgagagatggtgtgtcaaccttaccttgggcttcatccttacctttcttattgtttttctttccttttggtttaggaaatatatgatttcccctggtatagaggtgaatttcagagtgccctctcccacatcaatgactgctcccaatagtttcagcaaggatcttccgagtatgatttttcctgtttcaataataagataatcaatggatattgttcttccatgaatggttgtatgcacacctgcagctattcccttaggaattataatagagttatcaatgagagctatttcttctcccccttcatcgactccccaaagtttcaaagatttataaatgttttcaggcataaggcaaaattcatacataatatcacagtaggcatgaagagttcgatcaccgataacaattttaacagcaggatcccataatgaaggtttaggattctctaagacttgttcaagacgattacgaacacagtgataattttcatttaagcgagatgtacttatctcgagattgttcaatctattataaatgctaataagggctgaatcaaagttattagctgaatcatgtgatgcaaccaatttctttatggcattaaaagcttgatccccattacaatgaaggaaatctcctcctactaaagtgtccaaagcatatctatagcgaaccataagaccaaaataaaaattactaaggagcaaacttagagtcatttgaggttcggctttacgataagaagtaaaaattctagaccaagcatccttaaaactctcctcatccccttgtttgaaagtaaaaactaagtcctcaggtgaagaagtaacaggttcagagctagacatggtaataaaagtaactaaatttttttgtattttaaatatagagtgcaggacaataaataaagcaaactagatagagtaaatgcaagtaactaatttttttgtgtttttgatatagagagcaagacagtaaataaagtaaaactagcaactaatttttttgtgttttgatttagtgcagcaaacaaagtagtaaataaaataaagcaagacaaaaacaaagtaaagagattgagaagtggagactccccttgcagcgtgtcttgatctccccgacaacggcgccgtgaaaaagtgcttgatgcgcgtagatgtacacgtccgttgggaaccccaagaggaaggtatgatgcgcacaagtggcaagttttccctcgcatgaaaccaaggtttaatcgaaccgagtaggagccaagaagcacgttgaaggttgatggtcgcgaaatgtgatgcggcgcaacaccgggattccggcgccaacgcggaacccgcacaacacaacccaagtactttgccccaacgaaacaagtgaggttgtcaatctcaccggcttgctgtaacaaaggattaaacgtatcgagtggaagatgtttgcaaagaaaacagtaaacacaattgcggtagattgaatgctatgtaaagaataggaccggggtccacagttcactagaggtgtctctcccataagataaaagcatgttgggtgaacaaattacgatcgggcaattgacaaatagagaaaggcataacaatgcatatacatgatatgataaatatagtgagatttaatccgggcattacgacaaagtacatagaccgccatccaaccgcatctatgcctaaaaagtccaccttcagagttatcatccgaacccctccgagtattaagttgcaaagcaacggacaattgcattaagtatggtgcgtaatgtaatcaacaactacatccttagacatagcatcaatgttttatccctagtggcaacaagcacatccacaaccttagaactttctcgtcactgtcccgcattcaatggaggcatgaacccactatcgagcataaatactccctcttggagttaagagtaaaaacttggccagagcctctactagtaacggagagcatgcaagatcataaacaacacataaacaatagattgataatcaccataatcatagtactctctatccatcggatcccgacaaacacaacatatagtattacggatagatgatcttgatcatgttaggcagctcacaagttccaacaatgaagcacaacaaggagaagacgaccatcgagctaccgctatggacccatggtccaggggtggactactcactcatcactccggaggcgatcatggcgatgaagagtcctccgggagatgaatcccctctccggcagggtgccggaggcgatctccagaatcccctgagatgggattcgcggcggcggtgtctctgtaaggttttccgtatcgtggctctctgtactgggggtttcgcggcggaagctttaagtaggcggagggtcaacgcgtggggccacacgaggggcccagaggctaggtcggcgcggccaaggcctgggccgcgccgccctgccctctggccgcctcgtggccccacttcgttagctcttcggtcttctggaagcttcgtgcaaaaataggaccctgggcgaaagtttcgtccaattccgagaatatttctttactaggatttctgaaaccaaaaacagcagaaaacagcaactagctcttcggcatcttgttaataggttagttccagaaaatgcataaatatggcatctaatgtgcataaaacatgtaggtatcatcaataaagtagcatggaacataagaaattatcgatacgttggagacgtatcagtacccaactcagttggtgcaccaagtgcGTGcgtgcgaggcgaggcgaggcgggcggaggaggaggagtgcgcgaggactCCTTCTatgctcactcacttggaaggactagaacatgagcccttatataccacttcaactcactcccaactagcagtgtgagactaaactttgtcccccaaggctgtcccaagctgccaacatgatggaccttgagatttcaggaattgtaatctttgtcccccaaggctgtcccccaaggctgtcccaagctgcccatGTCGTCTCACTCTGCAGCGCTAGCCAATCCGTCGCACCACCCCCACTTGTCCACGTTGACCCATGAGCTCATTTGTCCCATTCTCCACCCCGCTCACCGGCACCCCTAGCCTGTCCACATGTCCACGCTCATCAGACCGATGTCAAGCTCACCGTTGACTTCATGCTTTTCAGCGGTATCGTTGTCGCATTCCTCACAGGAATAGCATGGTTGATTCTTGCCGCCATGCTATTTCCATCAAGTGGGATGAGTGGATGACACAACTAATCATTGAGCTTCATGAGGTCGACATGGTGCGGCGATGCAAAGAGGAAACATCCATAGCGATTCTAGGGAACTTGGCAGGATGGTGAGTTGCTGCTTGGTAGGGCAGGCATCACCGTGTGGCAGTGCTAGGGcatggggggtgggggggggggggagcaatGGAGTAAGAACTTTTGCCGGGAGCTCGAAAAAAAAGCTCACTTGTTTTGGCACCGTTTTTTCCTGTTCAAGTCACCTATTTTTCTTGGGAAAGATGGGATGTTCAATTTTTCAATAGTCCAGGATCTGTTTTGGACCAATCAAAAGTTTTAGGACGAAAAATAGACTTTCTTTGCAGAGAATATATATAAGTTTGCATGTGTGGCCCGTAAGTTTCTGCTGAGACGGTGAGATGCCTTGGTGAACTGTGGATGTCATTTTATTTGTCTCGGGAATAAAATGTCGTACAAATGTGAAATCCCAGTAAATTGTTGGATTACCTACACAACCATAGAGAAGAAGAGTACAGGCAGGCACAGGGCTCTTTTCAGTCCTTAGATTTTCTATTCACAACAAGGTCTCAGTTTCTGTATACGCCCATCTTCATGTCTTGCTCGGGCTGAAACACACATTATTCGTGTCTGGCAAATCGGCACCGAACTTGCCCATCGCCGCTTCATGCCGCCAAGATAGGGTAGGATGCGCAGGTAGCGACAGCTGCATTATCATTCATAGTCATGTTAATATGGCATTGCGGCTGCACTTCATACTGAAGAATAAAACGCGACATAATCCTTTTGGAGGATGTGGAGCTGCATTTGGGAATACTCACCACACATGTTCTTTCCCAGCTCCATCTTGAAGTAACCGTCTTCACCCCAGTCGGCTCCCCATGAGTTCTTGATGAGCCAATACGGGACGCCATTCTCCACACCGTAGCCAACAGCAAGAACAGCGTGGTTCACATCCTAGTAAATTCAGGCAAATTTACATTCTCAGAACAATAGAGTTGAAAGACAATGGAAGGATATTGACCAAAAACAGAACATGAGTAGCTCAAAGGTTAACGGGTAAAGTACTCACGTCAGGAGTAGTTCCACAATGGTCACTAGTGTAAACTCCGCTCTTGTACTGCTTGAAACCGTCGATCACCTCAAAGGCAACACTGACTGGGCGAACCAACCCGACAGCATTCTTCAGTTCATCCTCAGCATTCTTACGACCACAAAAAAGAAGCAAAACTAATTAGATCAGATGGCTCTGAATAACATGAAGTGAAATCGGAGCTGGGTCCTTTTACTCACCAGAGTGATGTTGACCGAGTCCGCAACTTGAACTGCAGCATTTTCAGGCCTGTATTTGCAGACGCCATTGACACCCTTGTAAGGGTAAGACTCCTCGGTGTCAATGCCACCATTGTACTTGATGtactcaaatgcctgggatgGAAGACCTCCGTTGCATCCAAAATTGTTGTATGCACCGGCACAGTCAACCAGCTGTTGCTCAGAAAGAGAGATGTTCTTTCCAGTCGCCTGAGTATATGCTGCCTCAAGTGCTCCAGTAGTGCTGCAAGAATTAGTatagaaattcaaaaaaaaaaaaaaagttgaacaCCCCTTTAATTTATTTTACATTATAGGAGGTGAGCTATCTTCCCGATTTACAATTACATAAAACAGTGCAATGCTGAAAATATGCCAGCGAGCAATTTGTTTTTCACATTGTAGAGCCTAAACATGGCATGGGCAAGATTTCAATATTGATAATTTTACTTGTAGGCTACTTCAGAATTacttaatactccctctgtctcatAATATAAGATCTTATTACAACCAATATACACTCCTATATTGGTtgtataacatcttatattatgggagaCAGGAAGTAGATGCCAATGAGAATTATTTGTATATAAAACTTATGAAGGCCACACACACCCGAGTGACCACACCAATTCACATAACACGTTAACAGATGTAACTTTTTTGTTATTTGCCAGTCTAGGCCTTCAGACTGAAAGTGAACAAATTCAGTGAAACCACTGAAGTTTTACCATGCTTTAACCGTGATCACAAAGTGTTCATGCATTTAGGGTAAGCAACCTTATTGAGGACTGTGATCTATATTCAGATCTACATGACCGAATTATTGCTTATAATTGGACGCATTTTACATCCTTCTTCTGCAATTAACGTTGCTTGGGAATTAACTATTGAATTTCGCATCACTCTTGAAGCAATTTCTTCCACTGGTGCATATGTTACCAGTAGCTTCATATGGCACTATAACTTGCATCCAAATGGAGTTGCATTCAGCTGATAATATTTGAAAGATATAAAACTTCTATTTAGGTGTGAAACTAATGGACAGGAGACATGAAAGGCCCCACAAGATAACTACTGCTCACCTAACACCGACTGAAAGAGATCATGAGATCCATAGTATATAGACAACTATGTCAGGTGCTCAATTATTTCTTTATTTGCGCGCATGTGACACGAGGGCAGTATTTTAATTCCCTTGCTGAACACTTGATTATAATTTGTGATTGTGTCTGATGAAAGATCTCAAGCATACTCAACGGGCTCCCTTGAGAGCCAGCAATTTTCAACTTCGGCTTGAGAGCCAGCAATTTTCAACTTCGGCAACAGATCTGTCGGTCCCCATCTTGGGCCACACCAAAATTAGTTTTTAATATTTTATTAGAAGTAGTAGAAGACGATTGAGTTAAAGTCTTCGCATGTCTATGGCCCAGACAATTGCATCAGATCAGTACTTCTACTTCCTAAATCCTAAAGATAAATTAATTTCTAAAGCAGAAAATACCAGTGCTGTGCAGTTACCTGAAGGTCCAGCAGGAGCCGCAGCTTGCCTGGTCTTTTACAGGGCTAACGATTCCAGTCTCCCTCCAGTCTTTCTGCAGCAATGAACATCACAAATTAAGGTGCATAACCACTTGGATATAGATAGGCTATACAGTATTTGCAGAGCCCTGCTTATATATAGCCAGAAATGTTGCGCCGCAATCTTTACAAACAGGTGATCAGCAAGAAAGTTCATTGGATGATGCACTTTAAACATCATGTGCCAGACAGCTAATAAAGCCTTCCTTGTCAGGCTAGGGGACGTAAAAGTCCTGACAACGATAATTAGCACACGCTGGCCCTGTTGAGCAAATACAGGGTCGAGCAAATCCTGCCGCAACTCGGGCAAAGCAGAAAGCTCGACAGCCTAGCTGGTTTGAAACGCCAATTTAAGGTGAAGTTCCAGCTTTTCGAACGGTATGATGTCAGAAACTGTCTACTAGACCATGGAACCATGCTCCTTCTCGGCGACCGTTACTGACGTTACAATAATTCAGAGACGACCAGGAACAGCGCAGAGATAGACTTTGATGGGATCTTACTAGAGTGAATATGATGAGAGCAAGTAAACTTGGTTGGCACTTACGGTCTCCGGGAGCGCGTTGGCGTCACGCATCAGGTGGTTGCCGGCGAGCGTGGCCGAGCAGGTCTGCGCGGCGCCGAGCTTGGCCGCCCGGAACTCCTCCCAGCTCATGTCAGAGAAGCCTGCAGCAGGACAGCAAAGCGACGGACGGTTGAGGACGGTGGGGATTTACTAGGAAGGCGGTCGGGGCTCGGGATCGTACGGTTGATGCCGAGCTTGTAGGAGAGGCCCTTCCGGTTGGTGGAGCGGACCTCCGCGAGGCTCTCGGAGAAGATCCGGAACCGCCTCTGCACCTCCGCCGCGCTCTCGTAGCTCTTGCCGTGCCTGCGGAGGCGGATCAGGGGGTCAACGGCGGCGGGGCTTGGGTGGGAGAGGGTGGGGTGATGCTGACCTGACGGCGAAGCGCGCGAAGCGGAGGGCGTGGCGGGTGCGGCCGAGCGCGCCGAGGACCGTTGACTCGACCGTCGAGGCGGCGCGCTCGGTGACGGGCCGGATCGGGTTGGAGTcggcgaaggaggcggcggctacggcggcggtggcgaggacGGCGAGCGCCGCGAGGAGGATGCGGCcgtgggccatctcgccggcgacTGGCAACAGTATTTTACTGGGTCCGGCAAGGGGAGCGAGGCGAGATGGTAGTGGTAGGCGGGAGCTCGCGTCCCGGTGCCGGGGTTTTTATACGCAGCTCTGTGCCACGCTTCACCACTTGTTTGAGACTCTGCAGAGGTGTTCCAGGATGTAGCCTCGAGCTGTAGTGCGCAGAAGATATTTGCGATGTGCAGTACAGAATCTTACTATAAACTAATTAGCGAGGCTATTATCCGTCTCGATCTTCATTGGTAAAATATCAGGTGAGGGGCACATGATTGGCCACCTTTAATCAACATTGAAATCCAACaaaaaaaagtcaattaagcaacACAAGAACCCAAAGCAGGTTACATCAAAGATATGGTTTTTTTACTGGAGAGTGCTGTACTAGGGGCTTGTGTTTTCTTGGGGAATCTAAATTGGGTTATCTTGCAGTACTTTGTCCGGTGATATGGCTGACTCATCCGAGCATCGGAGGTTCTTTTCCATGCCATGACGCCAGGGGTGACGACGACGATGGGAGCTTGAATGAGTGAGCTCCCGGGAGCTGAGCTGATTGGCCAGTGGAAGCGAGATTCAGACAAAAACGGCGCGACAGTATGTATGTACTCTCTCTCCGCCAAGACATGGGAGACGATATTTTGTTGGGAGCGCGTGATTGGTTGAGAGTGATGCCGTTGGGAATGGACAACGGCGGCAACGTCAGGAGGAAAGAGCTCCGTCTCCAACACTACTACAGTCCACAAGTGTCACACTCCTACAGGCACGTACGGGCCGTGGCTGTGCTATCTAGAGTTCTAGATACAACACGTCATCCAGACTGCAGTCAGAACCCGGAGCTCAGATATTGTAGCAATGGCGATATTTCaatatattttttttgaaacggagcaaAAGCTATAACCCATTCTTACTAATTAAAAAGAAGGTTTATCATGAAAAAAACATGTGGTTACAAACGGACCAGACCTTATTACAAAAACGGATTACTAtcgcggcatcatgttgcccaagCTCTTAGCTCCCGTTAACACCCAAAGTCGAGCCTCACGTCTAATTCTATCGAAGACTACTTGTGCCGACACATTCTTAGAGCGAAAGACTCTAGCATTCCTCTCGTTCCAAAACTCCCAAGAGACCAACAAGGTGATGGATGCCACTGCCTTGCGGGGCATACCTCCACCCGCCATGAAGTTCCCCCAACCGTGCATGTCCAAGTTTGCCCATTGTGTGGGATTGAGGGCGATGAGCCCCAACCATTCTTTGACAAGGCCCCAGAGGCGGATGGTGAAGCGTCAATAGACAAATAGGTGCTCCATGGATTCCGTACATTGTTTGCAAAGAGGTCAAAGGCCGCAATTAGGCCAACCTCGTTTGGCTAAGCGATCAGCCGTCCAAATTCTACCTTGGTTGGCAAGCCATGCAAAAAAATTAACCTTAGGCGGCGCCCATGCCTTCCATATCGTCTTGTCCATGGGTGAGGTGATTGACCCAAAGAGTTGTAGCTCATAAGCCGACTTTGCCGTATAGTTCCCGCTCGGGGTAAGCCTCCAAGTGatgtcatcctccacgtcgggtTGAGGTTGATGCTAGAGAGAAGGGACCAAAGATCGACGAATTGGGAGAAGTCGTCAATGGAGAAGGAAGCGTCCAATGTGATTTTGCTAATCCACGCCTCGTCATGCATAGCATgggtgaaagtatagagatggtaaacctagaggggggggtgaataggtttctacagattttaattctttctttgcaatattaggctttgcggaatataaaggtgagcctaatgcaaactaggtgaagcaacctatatgaggatacaactaactcaagcacgaaggctctcacgagcagttaaatcacaagtaaggagttcggttagagataaccgatagcacgcggagacgaggatgtattcccgtgttcccttgctttgcaacaaggtacgtcacgtttggaggagtggaggtcccacgaaggattccccgcgccacgaaggctcaccctattctccggagcctatcccacgaaggaatagctctctcacttgtggtagactttgaggtagcctccaaaccttcacaatctttgcCCGGAGCAGATCCACGGCCTGGATGCTTcccgactcctcttgcccacctagggtttccaaggaaccccgggaagcaagcttcttgatgaatacaaggggaatgatatttggcttggtagaacggtagatcgggtcctcctctatcgtttcccggaggatttgagtttgggtggaggaggagggagatccgaggcttttggtgtttctaacaatggagtatgagagagggagctcaagaacagccttgtagtgtagtgcctaactgttcagaggtagaagaaggcctatttatagtgttcttcgaaatatggccgttggtcacttgccacatcagcagattcctcgaggagcccggttgaccggatctgGCGCCggacggccggtccacagcccggtcagaccgggccactgaccgggccggccggtttccgaccggagctgggaccgggtcttgaccgggcagcCGCCATtctttactggatagtgcccggatggcaccggcgcagaggccggttgCGAGACCGGGACGCCCGGCTcggagcccggtccgaccgggccgagAACCGGagcggccggttcaaaccggccggCGACCGGACACTGACCGGGCAGCTCTTCAACCTTACTGGATCttgtccggatggcaccggtccatggtccggttggtgaccgggtggtccggtgccagggccggaccGACCGGATCTGGGACCGGCCAGTCTCTGGAAACCTTGCTGATTCTTCTTCGAATTGGGGGTCtccgttgccttcttgttccattgatacaccattatacctgtTTGGCTAATACACTGTGAataatcttgtagacatgtattagtccaaatactctagcacggtgtcatagttaccaaaataatggataagggtaaaatacccttacaatctcccctttttggtatacgatgacaaaccgagctagagtcacatatagatattatgataagctctcaaccttgattccatataagatattacgacaactcccccataatgtgtgcacttggagaatttgcgtttgaatgcaaagtgcaccatttgtggaatatgagaagctcccccaatatcttttaggaaacaagcatggtatggacaagtatatcaagatatataagcataaagcatgattatcctaacatagagtagcacacataatagtcgtccatacatgaattattcgaagtagcaaatggttcttgagaaatcaaagcaaatacgcacaagccatataaaatccaaataaagcaactcccatggcttgtgacaatcaaagaaccccgtggctctagactctactctcttctccccctttggcatcggaacaccaaaaaggcgaagaaaagaggagagatgctagcgtcccatcaatagaactcgcgCCCCGTGGATggagagctgccatcaccatcctcatcgtcatcttcttcatcatcatcctcaccattgtcatcctcatcaccttcatcctcttcatcatcatcagcagcatGAGGTGCACGCGCATGCCTAGGAGGTGGACCACCAAAgtacaaggagggatcaaagttctggaacatctcatcagaaaggagaggcatctcccagttTGGTGCATGGACGGGCTCCaactcagggccaggaggaggaacaggtgcattcctagtagccatgaactcattttggcgccgccttgtctcttggttcaaagaaagactttgatgtgcaacatcattggtgttcttgcacatctgccataggctagagaagaaccgtgagacaccatgctgtgggcgcctagagtagctggaactagcatggtcatggcgttccttggaccggcgctcagaaggcatcatggcaGCGACTTCCGGTCTATCACCTTGGGCAGGTATCTTGAAAGCTGGCATCCTGACCCGCTCACCTTGCGTATTGAGAGGTGCTTCcacaaccttgttgatgagcagctgaacgtAATGGGCAAGGTTAGGAGTCAACCGTTCGCGAACACAGCGCCGTAACTcacagtagatgagatcacaACCATCAATAACTTTCTGGTGCtcaggatggcaatagtacatcaagttcagatggtatgcacggcattcacttgtatcgccgatcttgctgatgagactctctCGGAATAGCTTGGCAAGAATAAGGTAGGAGTAGTTCATGCCAGAGATGCTGGGAGGTCCAGGTGCGGGGTCCGGAGGATAGCAAAATGCAATGTCCCCTCTGGTGAATGTCTGCTGAGAATAGATCTTGAACCCCGAAGCACGGCCTCCACCAAACCCCAAggcttcacagaaatcaagatagttgcatgtatatttctgtttgccagtcatccaagtcatagtccgagctgcatcatcatggaaaaagactgtgcagtgaaactgtctcaccaagattggacaatagcacccatcagtaggtgtcaagcacataagatcatacaatcccatccgcctcaaggtctcaaccacaaagcgaaacttggtggcttcatacattccaatgacatccttgagggccttgggcataacaatggtgccCGTCTTCATGTGCTCTCGGGAGTTATAGTAGTCGTCCCACATGACTTtctgtgtcttggtccagaaaaacttATCTCCCCCTTGGTAAGTGGGTTCCTCAAACCGATAGTGGTTGGACTCTCTGAGTCTTCTCCATGCCCCAACATGTACATCACCAACATGGCAATCTGGCAATACCTCATCACCGTCTTGAGCTACATGTTTATCTTTCCTCTTATTGGCAGATGACTTGATGCGACCCCTAGCTGAGCTGCCACCAGTGGACTGAGCTGCACGGCCACTACCACGGCGTGGTGGAGCCGTCGCAAGCCTTCCTCTCTTGGCGGTAGTGCCACGATCCTCACCGCTCCAACTTCCCGAAGACATTGTCCTCTTTGCCCAAGTGAGCAGGAGGAACACGTGAAAAAGGGGttgaggaccaaatccccaagatctcccaaaatagcttgagaggagCCAAATCCTTTGGTGAGGAGGCTTGAGGGATCCCGATCTATGGTTGAGTGTAGTTTGGGGAGAAACTAGTGGGGGGAAGGACCTAGGACGTGCTGGAGCTTgtgggggcggcggccatggagtatTTGGAGGttgggggataatgaggaagaagcccccaaggggtatccttctTGGGGGTCCGGTCGGgcgtccggtcgaccggacctggcgccggctgatccggtccaggggccggtccaaccgggccagagaccggccactCAGATGTGTTTcgtttttgcctcgttttgcccctattctttgtgtaagtgtgtatgaatgctcatatgatgatgacatgtacatatagagagATAgaggatgatgagatgagcatagacatggggttggaaacacaaaattctctaggcatacccattggagtgaaaatccaaacaagatgtaaatagcaacagtgggcatgattcgaaatatatatcaagagtcataagtcattttgaagtgatttttgcaataagatcatttagtcTTGTATATTCAAATCAAGTTGCAATTGAGActaaatgaggggcgggggattactccc encodes:
- the LOC124652893 gene encoding thiol protease aleurain-like; the protein is MAHGRILLAALAVLATAAVAAASFADSNPIRPVTERAASTVESTVLGALGRTRHALRFARFAVRHGKSYESAAEVQRRFRIFSESLAEVRSTNRKGLSYKLGINRFSDMSWEEFRAAKLGAAQTCSATLAGNHLMRDANALPETKDWRETGIVSPVKDQASCGSCWTFSTTGALEAAYTQATGKNISLSEQQLVDCAGAYNNFGCNGGLPSQAFEYIKYNGGIDTEESYPYKGVNGVCKYRPENAAVQVADSVNITLNAEDELKNAVGLVRPVSVAFEVIDGFKQYKSGVYTSDHCGTTPDDVNHAVLAVGYGVENGVPYWLIKNSWGADWGEDGYFKMELGKNMCAVATCASYPILAA